The DNA segment TCCATCAGCTTGCCGATACGGCCAAGGGTATAGAAGGAGATATACTTGCCCGCCTTGCGAATCTTATCGCAGGCCATTTGCATCTCTACAGCCGTCCATTTGGCGAAGAGTTCGGGGCCCATTTCCGAGCCGGTTGCCCAACAGATGTCATAATAGCAGAAGTCAGACGGCGATGCGATGAAGGAATCCAGTTTCTTTTCAGTCCGCCGCCAGGCCGCTTTCATAGCCTCACGCACCAGGTCAGGCTCATCATAAAGATCGTATAAAAGCTCAGCCATGCCACGCGCGTTGCCGAGCATACTGTAAGCCGATATGATACCAACGCTGGGAACCCCATCCTCGCCCATGACTTCGCATGCCTCTTTTACCTGCTCACC comes from the bacterium genome and includes:
- a CDS encoding uroporphyrinogen decarboxylase family protein — encoded protein: GEQVKEACEVMGEDGVPSVGIISAYSMLGNARGMAELLYDLYDEPDLVREAMKAAWRRTEKKLDSFIASPSDFCYYDICWATGSEMGPELFAKWTAVEMQMACDKIRKAGKYISFYTLGRIGKLMDTMVDAGPYMIASFEPNQGDISLAEAKKKYGKRICLMGNVDCMALAFGTVEDARKEAIRCLNEAKGDGGYIMGSADEIPADAKFDNLKAMVDVAQEYGKY